In Halarcobacter bivalviorum, a genomic segment contains:
- a CDS encoding pyrimidine/purine nucleoside phosphorylase — MEFSNVSIAKEANILFDGNITSRSITFEDGSKKTLGIMLPGEYELNTVNKATMDISSGVVSVMLPAEDWVEYVAPATFKIAQNCKYKLRVTSLVDYCCSFEKVS, encoded by the coding sequence ATGGAATTTAGTAACGTAAGTATTGCTAAAGAAGCAAATATCTTATTTGATGGAAATATTACAAGTAGAAGTATTACATTTGAAGATGGAAGTAAAAAAACTTTAGGAATTATGCTTCCAGGAGAATATGAATTAAACACAGTAAATAAAGCAACAATGGATATTAGTTCAGGTGTGGTTTCAGTTATGTTACCTGCTGAAGATTGGGTTGAGTATGTAGCTCCTGCAACATTTAAAATTGCTCAAAACTGTAAATATAAATTAAGAGTAACTTCTTTAGTAGATTATTGTTGCTCTTTTGAAAAAGTTTCTTAA
- the recO gene encoding recombination protein RecO — protein MQGYIIDVKKVKDDDLIVTILTENHVYTCYRFYGARHSNINIGYKIDFELETNIKTSIPRLKDVIQLGFQWIFDTEKLYCWQRFIKLFYPHLKDVETIDDFYFNLLDKLVHEMIKQNPKRAICKNYLEILDYEGRLHTDFECFLCESKITKNFSLVRSFMPTHSSCSYSKKFDEKKIKELFLNKNLILFDDKEIEYLWNILLQGL, from the coding sequence ATGCAAGGTTATATTATAGATGTAAAAAAGGTTAAAGATGATGACCTTATCGTTACTATATTAACAGAAAATCATGTTTATACCTGTTATAGATTTTATGGAGCAAGACATTCTAATATAAATATTGGATATAAAATTGATTTTGAATTAGAAACAAATATAAAAACATCTATTCCTAGATTAAAAGATGTTATTCAATTAGGTTTTCAATGGATATTTGATACAGAAAAACTTTATTGCTGGCAAAGATTTATAAAATTATTTTATCCACACTTAAAAGATGTGGAGACAATAGATGATTTTTATTTTAATCTTCTTGATAAACTTGTTCATGAAATGATAAAACAAAATCCTAAAAGAGCTATTTGTAAAAATTATCTTGAAATACTGGATTATGAAGGAAGACTTCATACAGATTTTGAGTGTTTTTTATGTGAATCTAAAATTACTAAAAATTTTTCACTAGTTAGAAGTTTTATGCCTACTCATAGTTCTTGTAGTTATAGTAAAAAATTTGATGAAAAAAAGATTAAAGAGTTGTTTTTAAATAAGAATTTAATACTTTTTGATGATAAAGAGATTGAATACTTATGGAATATTCTACTTCAAGGGCTATAA
- a CDS encoding HDOD domain-containing protein — MTGTIIEKIEALPPLPKTILDIEEFRKKNEKEAFELLQIIEKDALITSTLLKVSNSAMFGFRSKVETVSKAINLLGINFTISIAIGGTVQNLLKSNLSVYGINSDDFMRASNLATTLTALWLNKVSYDLKEELVLPALLQEAGKFILADVLDSEDKAEEFKKLISSGYTIAQAERECLGVTTSQITASIFRHWKLSENLISVIEHVDNLDDCDETCIAKSQILEVIKTICNIQDPLSVENIEKGIAKATSYKLDTKTLKEAIEKLEDRLLEE, encoded by the coding sequence ATGACTGGTACTATTATTGAAAAAATTGAAGCCTTACCACCTCTTCCAAAAACAATTCTTGATATAGAAGAGTTTAGAAAAAAGAATGAGAAAGAGGCTTTTGAATTATTACAGATCATTGAAAAAGATGCTTTAATCACTTCAACATTATTAAAAGTATCTAATTCTGCAATGTTTGGATTTAGAAGTAAAGTTGAAACAGTAAGTAAAGCAATTAACTTACTTGGAATTAACTTTACAATCTCTATTGCAATTGGTGGAACAGTACAAAATCTTTTAAAATCAAACTTATCTGTTTATGGAATAAATAGTGATGATTTTATGAGAGCTTCAAATTTAGCTACAACTTTAACTGCTTTATGGTTAAATAAAGTATCATATGATTTAAAAGAGGAGCTTGTTCTTCCTGCATTATTACAAGAAGCAGGAAAGTTTATTCTTGCCGATGTTTTAGATAGTGAAGATAAAGCAGAAGAGTTTAAAAAGTTAATCTCTTCAGGATATACAATTGCACAAGCTGAGAGAGAGTGCTTAGGTGTTACTACTTCTCAAATTACAGCTAGTATTTTTAGACATTGGAAGTTAAGTGAGAATTTAATCTCTGTAATTGAACATGTTGATAATTTAGATGATTGTGATGAAACTTGTATTGCTAAATCTCAAATTTTAGAAGTAATTAAAACAATCTGTAATATACAAGACCCTTTAAGTGTTGAAAATATTGAAAAAGGTATTGCAAAAGCAACTTCTTATAAATTAGACACTAAAACTTTAAAAGAGGCTATAGAAAAACTAGAAGATAGGTTATTAGAAGAGTAA